The genomic interval GAAGATTTGCTTGAGGAATTTAGTTTAACTGATGCGGCTAAGCGTCCGTTGAAGAATTTCTCTGGAGGGATGAGGAGAAGGCTAGATCTTGCAGCAAGTCTCATCGCGCAGCCGCCGCTTATATTTTTGGATGAACCGACGACGGGACTAGATCCGCGTACGCGAAATCAGATGTGGGATACGATTCGGCGCCTAGTGAAGTCTGGTTCGACGGTCCTCCTAACCACGCAATATTTACAAGAGGCAGATGAACTCGCAGACCGGATTGCGGTAATTGATCGCGGCAAAGTGGTTGCCGAGGGGACAGTGGATGAATTGAAGACTTCAATCGGATCATCATCCCTGCACTTGAATATCCAGCATCCACAGGATATCCACATTGCCCGGCAAACAGTGGAACGTGTACTCAACGTGAAGTCCTCTGTTATTACTGAAGCGGGAAAAATCACAGCACCAATGGCAGATGCGGACAGAATAACGGATCTTTTAATCGCGCTACGAGAAAAGGGTATTCCGCTTTCAGAACTGAGTGTGCAGAAGCCGACGCTTGATGAAGTCTTTTTGACCATCACAGGGGAAGGAATTAATGAAAACAATGACTCATCCATGCAATCGATGAAAGAGGAGGCAAGAGTATGAGCAACCCAGCCATCCAGCCTGCAGCAAATCGGAAGCTGCGCAATAAATCCAGCTTAAAACAATCCATCAGCAACTCGCTGATCATGGCTTATCGCGGACTTTTAAAAATCAAACGGACACCGGAGCAGCTATTCGATGTTACGCTTCAGCCGATAATTTTCACATTGATGTTTACCTATATATTTGGCGGGGCGATTTCAGGGAATGTGCATAATTATTTACCGATCATCATCCCAGGAATTCTTGTCCAGACAGTAATCACGACTTCCATTGTGACAGGCGTCCAACTGCGGGAGGACATGGATAAAGGGGTGTTTGACCGGTTCAAGTCCTTGCCGATTG from Falsibacillus pallidus carries:
- a CDS encoding ATP-binding cassette domain-containing protein, which translates into the protein MEHIYNGTVASSSNELAVEADGLVKIFGDNRAVDGVSLNVPAGSIYGVLGPNGAGKTTTIRMLATLLRADGGSARIFGHDVVKEAQIVRQLIGVTGQYASVDESLSATENLVIFSRLLGLSRTEAKRRAEDLLEEFSLTDAAKRPLKNFSGGMRRRLDLAASLIAQPPLIFLDEPTTGLDPRTRNQMWDTIRRLVKSGSTVLLTTQYLQEADELADRIAVIDRGKVVAEGTVDELKTSIGSSSLHLNIQHPQDIHIARQTVERVLNVKSSVITEAGKITAPMADADRITDLLIALREKGIPLSELSVQKPTLDEVFLTITGEGINENNDSSMQSMKEEARV